From a region of the Thiorhodovibrio winogradskyi genome:
- a CDS encoding secondary thiamine-phosphate synthase enzyme YjbQ: MRQIITLSTSAREALIDITPQVREIARASSVRDGLLNVYAQGATAAIMIQENWDESVQTDVVELLRKLIPRGVWRHDAQDGNGDSHLKAGLVGPSETIPLMDGELGLSTWQNIFLCEFDGPRSERRVVCTLLADT; encoded by the coding sequence ATGCGCCAAATCATCACCCTGAGCACCAGCGCGCGCGAAGCGCTGATCGACATCACCCCCCAAGTGCGCGAGATCGCCCGCGCCAGTTCGGTGCGCGACGGCCTGCTGAATGTCTACGCTCAGGGTGCCACGGCCGCCATCATGATTCAGGAGAACTGGGATGAGAGCGTCCAGACCGACGTGGTCGAACTGCTGCGCAAGCTGATTCCGCGCGGGGTCTGGCGCCACGACGCCCAGGACGGCAATGGTGATTCGCATCTCAAGGCCGGTCTGGTTGGGCCTTCCGAGACCATCCCACTGATGGACGGCGAGCTGGGGCTGTCCACCTGGCAAAACATTTTCTTGTGCGAATTCGATGGACCCCGGAGCGAGCGGCGCGTGGTCTGCACCCTACTGGCCGACACCTGA
- the ispG gene encoding flavodoxin-dependent (E)-4-hydroxy-3-methylbut-2-enyl-diphosphate synthase — translation MNQIQRRHSLPVRIGDIVVGGDAPVRVQSMTNTDTADIDSTVAQVAELARAGSELVRLTVNNESAAAAVPRIRDALAAQGVEVPLIGDFHFNGHRLLSDYPACAEALAKYRINPGNVGRGEKKDSQFATMVEIACRYDRPVRIGVNWGSLDPELVARMMDANAKSAAPKPAEAMMIEAMVESALGSARRAEELGLPRDHIILSCKMSGVQDLIRVYRALAPRSDHALHLGLTEAGMGSKGIVASTAALAVLLQEGIGDTIRVSLTPEPGESRSREIIVAQEILQTMGLRPFVPMVAACPGCGRTTSTVFQELARDIQAYLREQMPNWRERYPGVEQMQVAVMGCVVNGPGESKHANIGISLPGTGEQPSAPVFIDGEKAVTLKGADIAAQFKRMVDDYVIGHYGRDA, via the coding sequence ATGAATCAAATCCAACGCCGCCACAGTCTTCCCGTGCGTATCGGCGACATCGTCGTTGGCGGCGATGCCCCCGTGCGCGTCCAGTCGATGACCAATACCGACACGGCCGATATTGACAGCACGGTCGCCCAGGTGGCCGAGCTGGCTCGCGCCGGCTCCGAGCTGGTGCGCCTGACCGTGAATAACGAATCGGCCGCCGCCGCGGTGCCAAGGATCCGCGATGCCCTGGCCGCCCAGGGCGTGGAGGTTCCCTTGATCGGGGATTTTCATTTCAACGGTCACCGACTGCTGAGTGACTATCCCGCCTGTGCCGAGGCATTGGCCAAGTACCGCATCAACCCCGGCAATGTGGGGCGTGGCGAGAAGAAAGACAGCCAGTTCGCCACCATGGTCGAGATCGCCTGCCGTTATGACCGCCCGGTGCGCATCGGGGTGAACTGGGGCAGCCTCGACCCCGAGCTAGTCGCGCGCATGATGGACGCGAATGCCAAATCGGCCGCGCCCAAGCCGGCCGAGGCGATGATGATCGAGGCCATGGTCGAATCCGCTCTCGGCAGCGCCAGGCGCGCCGAGGAACTCGGCCTGCCGCGCGACCACATCATTCTGTCCTGCAAAATGAGCGGCGTGCAGGATCTCATCCGCGTCTATCGCGCCCTGGCCCCACGCTCGGATCACGCCCTGCATCTGGGACTGACCGAGGCCGGCATGGGCTCCAAGGGCATTGTCGCATCCACCGCCGCGCTCGCGGTGCTGTTGCAGGAAGGCATTGGCGACACTATTCGTGTTTCTCTGACACCCGAGCCTGGCGAGTCGCGTTCGCGCGAGATCATCGTCGCGCAGGAAATTCTGCAAACCATGGGCCTGCGGCCCTTCGTGCCAATGGTGGCTGCCTGCCCCGGCTGCGGGCGCACCACCAGCACGGTGTTTCAGGAACTCGCGCGCGACATCCAGGCCTATTTACGCGAACAAATGCCGAACTGGCGCGAACGCTATCCGGGGGTGGAACAGATGCAGGTCGCCGTCATGGGCTGCGTGGTCAACGGGCCAGGTGAGAGCAAGCATGCCAACATTGGCATCAGCCTGCCCGGCACCGGCGAGCAGCCATCGGCGCCTGTGTTTATTGACGGCGAGAAGGCGGTCACCCTGAAAGGCGCCGATATTGCCGCGCAGTTCAAGCGCATGGTGGATGACTACGTCATCGGCCACTACGGCCGGGATGCCTAG
- the mazG gene encoding nucleoside triphosphate pyrophosphohydrolase codes for MTDTAKLTRIDARLADRRRIDALLAIVARLRDPEHGCPWDLKQTFASILPYTLEEAYEVAESIELDDMNELREELGDLLFQVAIYARMAEEKGYFEFADVVEAIAEKMLRRHPHVFGDEDFSSEEEARASWEAIKAAERRAKGEREHVSVLEGVAQALPALVRAEKLQKRAAHVGFDWDELDGVVEKVREELQECEQAVADGDNFNARVHEVGDLLFSCVNLARHLGVDAEQALRAANHRFERRFHRVEVCLRAAGLEPAPAQRERMERLWETVKHEQR; via the coding sequence ATGACAGATACCGCCAAGCTCACCCGTATCGACGCCCGCCTGGCCGACCGCCGCCGGATCGACGCCCTGCTCGCCATTGTCGCGCGGCTGCGCGATCCCGAGCATGGCTGCCCCTGGGATCTGAAGCAGACCTTTGCCTCCATCCTGCCCTATACGCTGGAGGAGGCCTACGAGGTTGCCGAGTCGATCGAACTCGACGACATGAACGAGCTGCGCGAGGAACTAGGCGATCTGTTGTTCCAGGTGGCCATCTATGCGCGCATGGCCGAGGAGAAAGGCTATTTTGAGTTCGCCGATGTCGTTGAAGCCATCGCCGAGAAAATGCTTCGCCGTCATCCGCATGTCTTTGGCGATGAGGACTTCTCCTCCGAGGAGGAAGCGCGCGCGAGTTGGGAGGCGATCAAGGCCGCCGAGCGCCGCGCCAAGGGCGAGCGCGAGCATGTCAGCGTGCTCGAGGGCGTGGCCCAGGCCTTGCCGGCGCTGGTGCGGGCCGAGAAACTGCAAAAGCGCGCGGCTCATGTTGGCTTCGACTGGGACGAACTCGACGGCGTGGTCGAAAAAGTCCGTGAAGAGCTTCAGGAGTGCGAGCAAGCCGTTGCCGATGGCGACAACTTCAACGCCAGGGTGCATGAGGTGGGGGACTTGTTGTTTTCCTGCGTGAATCTGGCCCGGCATCTTGGTGTGGATGCCGAACAGGCCCTGCGCGCGGCCAATCATCGCTTCGAGCGACGTTTTCATCGCGTCGAGGTCTGCCTGCGTGCCGCTGGGCTGGAACCCGCGCCCGCGCAGCGCGAGCGCATGGAGCGCCTGTGGGAAACGGTGAAACACGAGCAACGCTGA
- a CDS encoding DUF4743 domain-containing protein, which translates to MSFLDHINACNAWTRTDFLPWGLAGDILGWVRPAFAEQVVAASAPIDAPKTGGFTLDWLGPELRILSWHAANLDWDAREHAFARLCQQLQTQDSLPAPQGERYPVTPGRRDQARCSIDRAHAPFFGTRAFGQHLNGYVRGHDGLELWVARRAPDRRHYPNRLDNMVAGGLPHGADLRENLRKECFEEAGLSAEIADRALPVGAISYCRATRAGLKPDLMYCYDLELPAELTPVCTDGEVAAFERWPIEQVMQTVRESDEFKLNCNLVIIDFLIRHGQITPDDPDYFELVQRLRSPIP; encoded by the coding sequence ATGAGCTTTCTGGACCATATCAACGCTTGCAATGCCTGGACGCGGACGGACTTTCTGCCCTGGGGGCTGGCGGGCGACATTCTCGGCTGGGTACGCCCGGCCTTTGCCGAACAAGTGGTTGCTGCTAGCGCCCCCATTGATGCCCCCAAAACGGGCGGATTCACGCTGGACTGGCTTGGGCCAGAGTTACGGATTCTCAGCTGGCACGCGGCGAATCTCGATTGGGACGCACGCGAGCATGCGTTCGCGCGCCTGTGCCAGCAACTGCAGACCCAAGACAGCCTGCCCGCGCCCCAGGGCGAGCGCTATCCGGTGACACCCGGGCGCCGTGATCAGGCCAGATGTAGCATCGACCGCGCCCATGCGCCCTTTTTTGGCACCCGCGCCTTCGGCCAGCATCTCAATGGCTATGTGCGCGGCCATGACGGTCTTGAATTGTGGGTGGCCAGGCGCGCGCCGGATCGGCGCCACTATCCCAACCGGCTCGATAACATGGTGGCCGGCGGCCTGCCTCATGGGGCGGACCTGCGCGAGAATCTGCGCAAGGAATGCTTCGAGGAGGCGGGCCTGAGCGCCGAGATCGCCGATCGCGCCCTGCCGGTCGGCGCCATCAGCTACTGTCGCGCGACCCGCGCCGGGCTCAAGCCGGACCTGATGTATTGTTATGATCTGGAACTGCCGGCCGAGCTGACACCAGTTTGCACCGATGGCGAAGTCGCCGCCTTCGAGCGCTGGCCCATTGAGCAAGTCATGCAGACAGTCCGCGAGAGCGATGAATTCAAGCTGAACTGCAACCTGGTGATCATCGACTTTCTCATCCGCCACGGCCAGATCACGCCGGATGATCCCGACTACTTTGAACTGGTGCAACGCCTGCGCTCGCCCATCCCATGA
- the hslV gene encoding ATP-dependent protease subunit HslV, whose translation MQQLQGTTILSVRRHGQVVIGGDGQVSLGQMVMKGNARKVRRLYKEKVLAGFAGATADAFTLFERFEGKLEKHQGHLVRSAVELAKDWRTDRMLRRLEAMLCVADTKASLIISGTGDVIEPEQDLMAIGSGGAFAQSAARALLENTELSAREIVERALSIAADICVYTNHNLVLEELSADT comes from the coding sequence ATGCAGCAACTCCAAGGAACAACCATTTTATCGGTTCGTCGCCACGGGCAGGTGGTCATCGGCGGTGATGGCCAGGTCTCGCTCGGGCAGATGGTGATGAAGGGCAACGCGCGCAAAGTGCGGCGGCTCTACAAAGAAAAAGTGCTGGCCGGTTTCGCCGGCGCCACCGCCGATGCCTTCACCCTGTTTGAGCGCTTCGAGGGCAAGCTTGAAAAGCACCAGGGGCATCTGGTGCGCTCGGCGGTGGAACTGGCCAAGGACTGGCGCACTGACCGCATGCTGCGCCGACTCGAGGCCATGCTGTGCGTGGCCGATACCAAGGCATCCCTGATTATCTCCGGCACTGGCGATGTGATTGAACCCGAGCAGGACTTGATGGCCATCGGCTCCGGCGGTGCCTTTGCCCAATCCGCGGCGCGTGCGCTGCTTGAAAATACCGAACTCAGTGCGCGCGAGATCGTCGAGCGCGCATTGTCCATCGCGGCCGATATCTGCGTCTATACCAACCATAACCTGGTCCTGGAAGAACTCAGCGCCGACACCTGA
- the rluD gene encoding 23S rRNA pseudouridine(1911/1915/1917) synthase RluD produces the protein MTAPLHWQLPPGAVGRRLDQVLAELLPEYSRGRIQHWLDTGQLLVDGQSRRRRDKVRGGERVCLRTDPVLEVQTAAPAQQIDIPLVHEDEHLLVINKPAGLVVHPGAGQPDGTLLNALLHRNPGLATLPRAGIVHRLDKDTSGLMVVAKSLLAHRSLVNQLQARLVHRDYRALVRGDLISGGTVDQPIGRHPQARTKMAVVASGRPAVSHYRVLTRFGHCTLLGVRLETGRTHQIRVHMAHLRHPLVGDPVYARARQPFPAQAAAAQALRAFPRQALHAIGLALAHPASGEPLRWEIPMAPDLARLLAALEQPLPEGHQ, from the coding sequence ATGACCGCGCCGCTTCACTGGCAACTCCCGCCCGGCGCGGTTGGGCGGCGACTCGATCAGGTGCTCGCCGAATTGCTGCCGGAGTACTCGCGCGGGCGTATCCAGCACTGGCTGGACACCGGCCAGTTGCTGGTGGATGGCCAGTCGCGCCGGCGGCGCGACAAGGTGCGCGGCGGTGAGAGGGTTTGTCTGCGCACAGATCCGGTTTTGGAGGTACAAACCGCCGCACCGGCGCAGCAGATCGATATCCCGCTGGTGCATGAGGACGAGCACCTGCTGGTCATCAACAAACCGGCTGGGCTGGTGGTGCATCCCGGCGCTGGTCAGCCCGACGGGACGTTGCTCAACGCCCTGCTGCATCGCAATCCCGGGTTGGCCACCCTGCCACGTGCCGGCATCGTGCACCGTCTCGACAAGGACACCAGCGGACTCATGGTGGTGGCCAAGTCGCTTCTTGCCCACCGGTCCCTGGTCAACCAGTTGCAGGCGCGCCTGGTGCATCGCGATTATCGCGCCCTGGTACGCGGGGATTTGATCAGCGGCGGCACTGTCGATCAGCCCATTGGCCGTCATCCCCAGGCGCGCACCAAAATGGCGGTGGTTGCCTCCGGGCGCCCGGCTGTCAGCCACTATCGGGTGCTAACACGTTTCGGACATTGCACCCTGCTTGGCGTGCGGCTGGAAACTGGCCGTACCCATCAGATTCGGGTGCACATGGCCCATCTGCGTCATCCCCTGGTGGGTGACCCTGTCTATGCCCGCGCGCGCCAGCCCTTCCCGGCACAGGCAGCGGCGGCGCAGGCGCTGCGCGCTTTTCCGCGTCAGGCGCTGCATGCCATCGGCCTGGCGCTGGCGCATCCCGCGAGTGGCGAACCCCTGAGGTGGGAGATTCCCATGGCGCCTGATCTTGCGCGCTTACTGGCCGCCCTTGAGCAGCCCTTGCCGGAGGGTCATCAATGA
- the pgeF gene encoding peptidoglycan editing factor PgeF — translation MSPGLELLYPDWSVSQRVRACTTTRGGGTSTGAYAGLNLATHVGDDPARVAANRQLLAAALGLPSDPVWLEQVHGIEVLEIGETTEGVEAIGGEQAIPCADSSLTHRLDRVCAVLTADCLPLLLCERQGRAVAAVHAGWRGLLAGVIEQTVARLAESPEKIAAWLGPAIGQDAFEVGPEVRAAFVAADAQATLAFKPSPGARWLADLYTLARQRLRQTGVNDISGGHHCTFTDQERFYSYRRDGRTGRMATLIWLDSTISAT, via the coding sequence ATGTCACCGGGTCTGGAACTGCTGTATCCCGACTGGTCGGTGTCTCAACGGGTGCGCGCCTGCACCACGACTCGCGGTGGCGGCACCAGCACCGGCGCTTACGCCGGCCTGAATCTGGCCACCCATGTCGGTGATGATCCGGCCCGGGTGGCGGCCAACCGCCAGTTGCTCGCAGCGGCCTTGGGCTTGCCCAGCGACCCGGTCTGGCTGGAGCAGGTCCATGGCATCGAGGTGTTGGAGATTGGCGAAACCACCGAAGGCGTCGAAGCTATTGGGGGCGAGCAGGCGATTCCCTGCGCGGACTCCAGCCTGACGCACAGGCTCGATCGCGTCTGCGCCGTGCTGACCGCCGACTGCCTGCCGCTGCTGCTGTGCGAGCGCCAGGGTCGCGCGGTGGCGGCGGTGCATGCCGGCTGGCGGGGGCTGCTCGCCGGAGTCATAGAACAAACAGTCGCGCGTCTGGCGGAATCCCCGGAGAAGATCGCCGCCTGGCTAGGTCCAGCCATAGGCCAAGACGCCTTCGAGGTTGGCCCCGAGGTTCGCGCAGCCTTTGTTGCCGCTGATGCCCAAGCTACCCTGGCCTTCAAACCCTCGCCTGGCGCACGCTGGCTGGCGGACCTCTACACCCTGGCGCGTCAGCGACTGCGCCAAACGGGCGTGAACGACATCAGCGGCGGTCATCACTGCACCTTCACCGACCAGGAACGCTTCTACTCCTATCGCCGTGACGGGCGAACAGGGCGCATGGCGACTTTGATCTGGTTGGATTCGACCATTTCAGCGACCTGA
- the hslU gene encoding ATP-dependent protease ATPase subunit HslU — protein sequence MSDITPQRIVEELDKHIIGQHQAKRAVAIALRNRWRRMQIEEPMRSEITPKNILMIGPTGVGKTEIARRLARLANAPFLKVEATKFTEVGYVGRDVESIVRDLADISVKMEREQEMERNRERAEAAAEERILDALLPPPSNFDQESRSNATSSATREKFRAKLRAGELDEREIEIQVNLSPLGVEIVAPPGMEEMTSQLQGLFQNLGSERTKRRKMRICDARKVLGDEEAAKLVNEEEMKLRAVRNVEQNGIVFLDEIDKVTKRSEAIGADVSREGVQRDLLPLVEGCTVSTKYGMVKTDHILFIASGAFHLARPSDLIPELQGRLPIRVELQALTTEDFIRILTEPNESLTDQYRALLGTEGVTLEFTEDGISRIAEIAWQVNERSENIGARRLATVMERLLEDVSFNASELDRVSIDVNAAYVEQNLGELAADEDLSQYIL from the coding sequence ATGTCCGACATCACCCCCCAACGCATCGTCGAAGAGCTTGACAAACACATCATCGGTCAGCACCAGGCCAAACGCGCCGTGGCCATTGCGCTGCGCAATCGCTGGCGCCGGATGCAGATCGAGGAGCCCATGCGCTCGGAGATCACGCCCAAGAATATCCTGATGATCGGCCCCACGGGCGTGGGCAAGACTGAGATCGCACGCCGTCTGGCCAGGCTCGCCAATGCGCCCTTTCTCAAGGTGGAGGCGACCAAGTTCACCGAGGTCGGCTATGTCGGGCGGGATGTTGAGTCCATTGTGCGCGATCTTGCGGACATCTCCGTCAAGATGGAGCGTGAGCAGGAAATGGAACGCAACCGCGAGCGCGCCGAGGCCGCCGCCGAGGAACGCATTCTCGATGCCCTGCTGCCGCCGCCTTCGAACTTCGATCAGGAAAGCCGCTCCAACGCCACCAGTTCCGCTACCCGCGAGAAGTTTCGCGCCAAGTTGCGCGCGGGCGAGTTGGACGAGCGCGAGATTGAAATTCAGGTCAATCTCTCACCCTTGGGGGTGGAAATCGTCGCGCCGCCGGGCATGGAGGAAATGACCAGCCAGCTCCAGGGGTTGTTCCAGAACCTCGGCTCGGAGCGCACCAAAAGACGCAAAATGCGCATTTGCGACGCACGCAAGGTGCTGGGCGACGAGGAGGCCGCCAAGCTGGTCAACGAGGAGGAGATGAAATTGCGCGCGGTGCGAAACGTCGAGCAGAACGGCATTGTGTTTCTTGATGAAATCGACAAGGTCACCAAACGTTCCGAGGCCATAGGCGCCGATGTCTCGCGCGAAGGTGTGCAGCGCGACCTGCTGCCCTTGGTCGAAGGTTGCACTGTGTCAACCAAATACGGCATGGTCAAGACCGACCATATTCTGTTTATTGCCTCGGGTGCCTTCCATCTCGCGCGCCCCTCGGATCTGATCCCCGAGCTTCAAGGTCGGCTGCCAATCCGGGTCGAACTCCAGGCACTCACCACCGAGGACTTCATTCGCATCCTGACCGAGCCCAACGAATCCCTAACCGATCAATACCGGGCGCTGCTCGGGACCGAGGGCGTGACCCTCGAGTTCACCGAGGACGGCATCAGCCGTATCGCCGAGATTGCCTGGCAGGTGAACGAGCGCTCGGAGAACATCGGCGCGCGGCGCCTGGCGACCGTGATGGAGCGGCTGCTTGAGGACGTGTCCTTCAACGCCTCCGAGCTGGACCGCGTCAGCATCGATGTGAATGCAGCCTATGTGGAGCAGAATCTGGGCGAGCTGGCGGCGGATGAGGATCTGTCACAGTACATTCTGTAA